Proteins encoded together in one Impatiens glandulifera chromosome 1, dImpGla2.1, whole genome shotgun sequence window:
- the LOC124922477 gene encoding classical arabinogalactan protein 9-like, with protein sequence MVSSGFRLIFLMALIVTTCLAQAPTQSPTISPAATPTPVTPTPSPALVPVPAPAPSTTSPSPSPVSNSPSPSPSTTSSPSPNVASPPAPPPSDSPAGAAQDDNPGSGAFAVSRSVIVGGTLAGTFIALALIV encoded by the coding sequence ATGGTTTCTTCAGGTTTCAGATTGATCTTCCTTATGGCTCTCATAGTCACCACTTGTCTAGCACAAGCCCCAACTCAATCTCCAACAATATCTCCGGCCGCCACTCCTACTCCGGTCACCCCAACCCCATCTCCGGCTCTAGTTCCAGTTCCTGCTCCGGCTCCATCGACTACATCACCATCTCCATCCCCTGTTTCGAACAGTCCAAGTCCTTCTCCATCAACAACATCATCACCGTCTCCAAACGTGGCCTCACCTCCAGCACCGCCGCCGTCTGATTCTCCGGCGGGGGCAGCTCAGGATGATAACCCAGGGAGTGGGGCATTTGCAGTGAGCAGATCTGTGATTGTTGGAGGAACCTTGGCTGGAACATTCATTGCTTTGGCTTTGATAGTTTGA